The Platichthys flesus chromosome 5, fPlaFle2.1, whole genome shotgun sequence genome contains the following window.
GTTCCTCTCACGCACGGCCCAGCGGGTGCCCTACATGTCCAGCCTGCACCTGCTGAGGATTCTGGGAGTCATGCTGATGACGGTCAGCTGGTTCCTGTGTGCGTGGACGGTGGGCGTCCTCCAGAACCGTGACAGGAACATCCCGGTGTTCGTCACCACCAACACGACAGAGGGACAGGGCTTCAACCTGTGTTACCTGGACCGCTGGGACTACATGATGGCCGTGGGTGAGTGGCAGCGGATAGAGACTCTGCAGCTCTCAGAAAAACTATGTTTATGTCACTGACACCAGCTGTAACTTCTTGAGGGACAGTTTATATATTAGTTAGCATCACAATAATCATCATACACATCGGACCTTTTTGTGGGTCTGAATAAATAGATTAATACAGATGTGGCCCTGGGTAAGGAGTCATCGGGATGTGAACCTGAAGCGACCAATGAGGTAAAAGGTGAATATGGCCAAAATAGCATTAAAGTAATTATGGCCACCTTTGGTTAACCAGTGGTATTTCTATGGctacttgtggcccagatcaTTCCACACCATCTGTGGAACGGATGTCGAGCAAATTACAAACACATGTTGTATCCGCTGCACATTGGTGGTAGTTACAGTTTTAGCCATATTTGTATAAGATTTATAAATAaaccagatccagatttttattttggtctACAAcctaatagatagatagatagatggatactttattaatcccgtgggaaattcagatagTCTCACAAATGATGAAAAGCaaactttttgttgttgtggatcAAGAAGAGATTCTTGATCCACACCAACATGTAatgagttcttctctgacccaaaCCTCATCCTTCCAGCTTTCGTGGTAATGCATCCTGTAGTTTCTGTGACATCTTACAAATTAACAGGATAGAAAATATCACAAAGTGTTAAACtgacttctcctcttcctcagccgaGCTCCTGTTCCTGTGCTGGGGAAGCTCCCTGTGGACCGCCGTCAGGCCGGTGCCCTCGGCCTTCCACGAGCCTCGCTACATGGGCATCGCAATCCACAAcgagctgctcctctcctccatgttccaCCTCTTCAGGTAAACAGACAGACTGAGTGAGcaccatgcaaacagcagctgatgggaACTGACGTCTTCTCCCCGTCTCCCTCAGGTTCaccttcccctctctccatcccgactggatgctgctgctctccttCACGCACACTCACGTCACCATCACTGTGACGCTCGCCCTGCTCTTCATCCCCAAGGTACTGCTCAGGTTCTGGACCCGCCAGAGTTCATTGATCCTAGAGCAGAAGAAGGAGTGAGAGTAAAGAGACGTTTCCTTCTGTCAACGGGACATTCTCCCTTTAAGGCTCgaaatatcatttaaattaCACAAGTGAAAGAAAACTCGACAGTAAGGTGGTCAGAAAGGTGGTTGTTTCTGATTAACAAAGAGACAGGCGTGAAAACACTCAACCTGTTTCTGTGGGTGGAGTCTTTGCTGAGCTAAAGGTGTCAGAGATAAAAGCTTTGTTGTTGTGAGGCAAAGTTTGATGGTTTGTGCGGAGGGGATTTTAGAACATCACCGTCAACAGAACTTTGCTTCAGCTTGGTTTGTTAGTGAAATATACTTTTGGTTATCGTGTTAACGCTTTGTGGAGACAACGGAGTTCATGAAACTAAAGTGTTGGAGCGACAATCCTCTAAACTGAATGTTATTGTCAGGACTCTTCTGACTTGATCCACGTTCCACAACGTCTCGATGATCTTGTGAACACACTCGTAACGTTCTCCTTTGCAAAGTGTGGACGTGTGAATCGTGTACGTTTGCTCCTCAGTTTCTTCACGTGTCCAAGCCTGGGAGGGAGGAGATCGCAGCTGAGGTGTATGAAGACGAGGTGGACCTGAGGCGCTCCTACCTGAACAGCAGCTTCCAATCGGCCTGGAGCGAGCACAGTGTGGACCCCGAGGACTTCCGGGTAAACTCTCTTTTCCCTTCAGAGCGGTGTTATCACTTCGCTTTGGGACATCATTTACAAACAGGGGAAGAACTTCCAAAGATCATGtttaaataagaacaaaataaaaacctaatTTTAACCTTGACCACATGTAGACTCAATTAAAacgattttaaatgaatgataatTAAAGTATAAACAGGAGATGGAGTCAGAATGTTGTATGACCTTTCCCCGCCCTTtatccttctcttctcctcaacTGTGttcttaaatgaaaacatgtctttTACCTTTCCTCTGACTTGTTACTGTCCttgtcttttcctcttctccatcaatTCAACCATCTCCTCAATCCCCTCATCAACCCCCACCCTTCTTCACACGCACCAGGATGAGCTGAAGAAGTTATATGCCCAGTTAGAAGTCCACAAGACGAAGAAGATGACCGCAAACAACCCCCATCTCTCAAAGAAGCGGAGCTCTCGATGTGCCCTGGGAAGGTCCATTATCAAACGCATCGCTGAGATCCCAGAATCCATGAGCCGACAGTGCAGCCGCGAGGACAGAGATGGATCCTTCCACAGTAGACGTGGGAACATGTCCGACTCTTTCAGGAGGCCCCCAGACGCCGTCAGCATCAGTTACAAAAGTTCAATGAGGTCCCCGTCACCGTCCATGCGCAAGTCCCAGAGTGAACATCACTATGTCAGAGAACGAGACGCTTCCATGCGCGACTCCACGTTAAAGGCCAACGTTGTGAAGACCCCCTCCCAGCGCTCTCAGACGGACTCCTTAGATATTCCTCCGGGGGTCTGTAAGTCCGCCAGCGCCCAGAACCTGACTATTGATATCAACCTGCTGCATCCCGATCATACCAGACTCCATAAGTCCTGGAGTCTCACCTCCACCACCGCCCATTCTGTGGAAAATACACCGAAGGTTAACAGAGCCAGAACAGTGCTGACGAGGTCCCGGCAGAGCATCTCCATCAGTGACCAGACCCGGAGTGCTCTCATGTCCGAGTCGTTTGACAATGCGGAGGTCTGTCCTTGGGAGCTGGAGCAAGAGCCGACAGGCGATAGGAATCAGAAGCATGTCACCTACGCAACCtctgaggacagtgaggaaCAAAGGCCAGCATCTCCACAGGTACTTATCTGTCCCTGGGACCATTTACCGCCCGTCCAGAAGATTCCTTCTGAGGACAAAGGTGAAAGTGAGTCACCCAAACCACAAGCTCCTGTTTCTGCAAGCGCCCCGGGCTCTCCAAGACCAAAGGTCACCAAAGATCAGCGCGTCTTCTCCTTCCGCACCACCACCAGTAAGTGGCTCTCTGTCAAGTCAGCCATGGGGTCCATGGATTCAGGAAGCAGATCCAGCAAGGATggacatttaaataaagaagaTTCCATCTCACAAAGAAGCCAGGAAAGTGCTTCTACAACACCAAGGTTGGGAACATCTAGCAGGCGTCCAAGCATTGAGAAGAGGTCACTGCAGAAAAGAAGCATGACGACAACAGAAGGAAAACCATGCCTCGTAAAGCAGCATGCGATCAGACTGTCCTCTGGGGATTCATCAGACAGAAGCCCAAGAAAGCTTGTGATTGTAAAATCTGGTGTATACCCATGGGACATAGATGAAATGCAAAAAGACGGCACCTATGAAAACGTCTTTCTATCGAGACAGAACAGCAAACGCAGCAGCATCAGCTCCTGGGACAACGCCAGCAGCTCAAGAACTCCTTCGACTCACAGAAGAGGCAGTTCTAGAATCACTCCGGCCCGCAGTATGGCTCATACAGATGTGTGTCCATGGGAGGGAGCTGGTGCTCTGCAGCAAGGAGAAGGACTAAAGAAGCAGCAGAGCATTAAAGCAGATGTCTGCCCTTGGGAATCCCAGGTACCTGAAGTATCTAATGTTTGTCCATGGGACTCTCAAGACCAAGGGAATGTGAGAAGACAAGGAAGTGGTCGTGGTGAAGTGCGTCCGTGGGAATCTGCGGATGTTCCTGTTATCTCTTATGCTACTCTGTCCAAAGACTCAAAGAGACAACAGTCTTTGAAACCTGCAGCAGACATATGTCCCTGGGAGACGGCAGAAACTCCCCAGCCTTCAGTGAGACAAGATAATGAATATACTAATATTTGTCCCTGGGATGTTCAGGACAAGGCTGAAGTCATATATGAAAATCTAAATCCTTTGGAGACCAAGGGAACTTTGGCAGTTCCCCATCGGCAAGAGGTTATGAAACCAGTCGCGTGTCCGGCTTCAGCCACAGAAATGGTAAATAATGAGCaacaattaaaaacagcatCAGCTGTTCATGATTGGGGGAAACAAGGGACCAAGACATCGGAAAGTTGTCCATGGGAATTCCCCGATCCTCCTCAAATCGTGGAAGTTATTTGTCCGTGGGACGAGGGAAGCACAGACTCGTCTTCACAAATGACCATCAAGGTAGATGTGTGTCCCTGGGAGACTGGAAATCAGGAGGGACCAGGAGAGGACGTCTCCGCTGGTACAGATGCACGGATTCAGACTGAAGGAAAAGACAACACAAGAGTAAATGTATGTCCCTGGGACACCGAGTCCCCCGAAAGAAATGCAGCTACCAAGATGGAATCACAAGGGCTGGAACGACAAGCAGATGTTTGTCCATGGGAAACTGCAGGACCGGAATCAGGTAAGCCAGAGACCCCCAAAATATCCGACAGTCATTTAAGACAAGACACAGCTCGGGGAAATGTTTGTCCGTGGGACACAGAAGAACCAAAAGTTCTTAAAAAACAAGACAGCACTCGAGCAGATGTTTGTCCGTGGGACACAGAAGAACCAAAAGTTCtccaaaaacaagacacagCTCTAGGAGATGTTTGTCCCTGGGACACAGAGGAACCAAAAGTTATTGTAAAACAAGACAGCACTCGGGCAGATGTTTGTCCGTGGGACACAGAAGAACCCAAAGTTCTCGTAAAACAAGACAGCACTCGGGCAGATGTTTGTCCGTGGGACACAGAAGAACCAAAAGTTCTCGTAAAACAAGACACAGCTCTAGGAGATGTTTGTCCGTGGGACACAGAAGAACCCAAAGTTCTCGTAAAACAAGACAGCACTCGGGCAGATGTTTGTCCGTGGGACACAGAAGAACCAAAAGTTCTCGTAAAACAAGACAGCACTCGGGCAGATGTTTGTCCGTGGGACACAGAAGAACCAAAAGTTCTCGTAAAACAAGACAGCACTCGGGCAGATGTTTGTCCGTGGGACACAGAAGAACCCAAAGTTCTCGTAAAACAAGACAGCACTCGGGCAGATGTTTGTCCGTGGGACACAGAAGAACCAAAAGTTCTCGTAAAACAAGACACAGCTCTAGGAGATGTTTGTCCGTGGGACACAGAAGAACCCAAAGTTCTCGTAAAACAAGACAGCACTCGGGCAGATGTTTGTCCGTGGGACACAGAAGAACCAAAAGTTCTCGTAAAACAAGACACAGCTCTAGGAGATGTTTGTCCGTGGGACACAGAGGAACCAGGAAGTGCCATAAAGCCGGATAGCGCTGTACCTGATGTTTGTTTGACGGATCCACAAACATCAACCAAGGTCGACACTCACCACAGTGAGCGAGATGAAGTGACAGGAGATATGGAGACGCTCACTGACATCGGCCCAGAGCAGATGGACGAGTCTAAGACCAACTTAGCGTTGGGTCGGCGTGATGCTCTGTGTCCCTGGGCGATGAGCAGGAGCAGATCTGGGTCCTTCACTGACAACGCCTCAGACGTTTTCACTTGGGAGCCTGAGAATATtccagaggaggacgaggaggacgatgCAGAATGTGCTGCTGAGGCGTTTGTGTTCCCAACGGACTTGTGACCTAGCCACTAGCTACTAGCCACTAGCCACCAGACACTAGCCACCAGACACTACTCCCCCTAAATCAACAGGAAGAGGACCTCTGTTGAACTTGTTGACAGTCAGGAGGAACTTTAGactcctgctgcttcactggGAGGTCAGAGTGCTGCTCGGGAacagctccccctgcaggtcGCTGGGTTTCTGGTTCACTCCGTCAGTAAGAAGTGTTTTTATAGACGCACATGTTGCAGACTTGTTAAAAACCCCATTGATCCTGCATTGACCTACAAAGAGACTTTTTTGAAAGATGGGAGGCTGTTAGATAaatccccctctcttcctgcctctacccccccaccccccccccccgttctgaGTTAAATcgtttttgtgtatttgcatgttttaaGGTGAATTAGCCGGGTGCTCACAATACGTTCGACACGGCTGCAGTGAATATATCACAAAATCTGGACAAGTCTACAAGTGCAAATATAGCAAAGGACCAATGAGACAAAACTCTAAACTTAACAATCATAAACAAGATCAGTCGACTTTTATTCAGATCCATATTTTTTAAGTAGGAGAACATGTTGAGTGggtattaataatttaaatactGATGAATACCTGTTTTCTTAACTGAATGATGAATAAAGAATGAGTTCAGAAATAATGACAAACTGCATAAACAACCATAACTCAAGACTTAACCCTCAAACCTCCACTTGTTATAACAGAGGGAATAATCCATATTTCTTGTTTATCTGGGAACGGTAGAAAATTCTGTGGATGCAGTTCAGTGGAAATCAAGGTTTCATGGGGATGAGTTTAAATTAGAAACAGGCTGTGAAGATTTcatactttttaaatgttaacagCAAAGAACATTAAATCGAGGGATGTTATTGTATTCTCTAAATCTTGTGAGCTCAGTTCAAATCTGTAAAGCGAAGGAGGTCCAGCCTCAGAGCGGCAGAGCGCTGAGTAACAGAATAACTGCAGGTTCAGGGTTCAGTCTCAGAGGAGCTGGATTCTCAGAGATCCTTCGTCCTTGATCCTAAACCAACATTCGGATTCGTCACATTTCTTCTGATCAAAGGAAACAaatttcagatccaaataatgcaactttaaaaaaaaagtattttttacatttaatgtcgAATAAAACTTAAACtatcagttgtgtgtgttgatgtgaatCATGTGTCCGTTGTTAAACAGTGACGATCAGCCAACTTGTGCCGCTTCACGTTTCTCTCGGATATTGGGATTTGTCAGTGACCTAGTTTTGTGAGCAttgttgcatgtttgtgtgtttttgaacgaGCGTGCTGTACTTTGTcatcatgtttaaaaaatatatatatcattataaCACACCCCTTGTTTTGCATAGAAAAACAGCCTGTGTACTGTTTCCACTTTTGTATGCATCTGCTCTGAAAGCTGGTGTGAAGAAAAGCAGATGGGacactttatttttctatttcccGAGGTCGACAagcagcttcatcatcatcatcatcatcatcccagAAATAAACCATTTGATTTCAGCAGAtctgtacattttattttttcacatgtACATATTAAATTAGTCACAAAGAAAACAGTTATTTGCCAGGACGGCTGTGTGATGGTTCCGGTGTCGAGTGAGAAGCAGCTTTATTGGAGGTTTGTTCTATTGCCTCaactcacctgctgcttccagccttttaaacacagacagagccTCCAGAGGAAGTGGACAAACTCCCCGACCACACAGCCAAGTTTGAAACAGCCTGATTCTGGTCATAATGTCCTACTGTGGGTTTGAGGAGAGGGCGTCGCCATCTGGTGGTCTATTTAGACCACTGCACCGCTGCTGGTTTGGGAACTTCATAGTTGACGGCATCGAACTCTTGGTCGACCCGGAGCTTCGGACCAGGAATCATGACAGTctggaggagaacgaggagcaGTGGAGTTGTGATTAAAATCAGCACATAAATCATATCAATGCATAAGAGTGACACCTTCACATCTCCTGTAGTGACTCAAGCTCCGTGACACTCATTCAGAgcgggggtgaggagggggggggggttcttcaaAACGACTTCAGCAACCACTTTACTGGAAAGGAAGTAGTGTGAAGGTTGCTCAATGATTTACTGTCTTTCTGTCACGAGGACCGACACCGTCTAACCTCCACGTCCTCTTTTGTGTTCACATTAACCACGAGGTCCGTGGTGTCGTCACTTTTAGGTTCATTTGAAAAACACTTCTAGATTCGGTCAGAGTGAGAAGCAGcgtcactgctgtgtgtgtcaggtttatctcacacacagctcaggCTGACTCACACATTTAAGGTGATTATGTTCTCACTTTTGCAGAGAAGCGTGTCCCAGTCCTCACTCCACTcactgagcactttattaggaacaaaACACCGACACTGGGTGACATCACGGTGGCTCCAACCACCGTGATGTCACCCAGAGGCCATTCTGGAGCCTCAGTTTGGAATTGTGTTCAGCCCAGACTGGGTATTAGAAACCATAAGTAACATAATTGGAGGAGCAATTATCTCCGTTGGCCCAGTTATCAGATGGTGGGAATTATAAGTGTGTGACACATCGAAGACCTTGATTGACAGCCAGGGTCTAACCATCATTTATCAAATGAACATCACAAAACCAGAAACTCCTCAGGAAACTGTTCAAGTCACTTTCTCAAAGACTTCTACAGAAAGTGACGGACAGGATTCAGAAGCTTCCACTTTGGTTTCACTCGTCAAAATCCGTTTTCATATTCAATCTTCCTTCCACAAGCTGTTCCTTTGAGGCTCTGCTCCATGTTGAGATCATTTCTGCAGATCTTCCGGCTGCACATTGATGCTGCACACTCTCCCACTCTACCACATCCCACAGGTCTGGTGACTGGGCTGTGGAGGCTACAGCCACACTATTAGATTgtagttttaaaacaaatcattgtTTTTGAGAACCTAAAAGCATGAGCTCTGGGGTTGTGGTTTAGTCGTGACGGACAGAAACAGAgatttgaaaacacagatgCATTTTGCTTTACTGGTTCTAATCAGTGACGACTTGACAAAGCATCGCTCCCAGTTACTGTTCTTCCTCCGTCACGATAAGATGGAGCTGTTACTGCAGGAAGGATCTATCACAGGGCTGTTGCAATAGTTAAAGTTCAGAGTATGTAATAAACCTCCACCTGGATCTAAGTCGACGAGGAGCTCAGACAGAGCGGGAGCAGAACTCCGGCCGTTAGAAGACACCAAATATTTCATCCTCTATTTTACAACAGGGAGCAAAATCAATGATGAGAGAACTGATGAGCGCACCCGACAGAAAGATAAGTCACTGAAAAAGTGATATTAAAAAGCTTGaaagttcattcattcattgggTCATTAATGTGAAGTACATACCGACCAGTTAATAAAGGTTTTATCATCTAATTTAGCAACAGAGAGCAGCTGGGAGCTCTGCACGTTTCTCTGGGGAAGATAAATGTTGTGGAGCATCACCTTAACAATTGGATCTTTGGCCGGAGCCCAGGACGGCACTATCTTCCCGTGTAGCCTCCACAGGCCGTAGGGGTTGACGAGGTGGCGTTCTATGACCAGGTACTCCAGGACGTCTTTGGGCGCGTCCTCGCTGCCCAGCATCAGCCTCCCGAAGCGGTCGTAGACGGCCAGAGTCTGAAGGACAGACACCAGGATTCATGAGATGACATAAAGCTCAGGCATGAACAACTAGGATGCTGAGATGAGACATGGATCTGAGTACACATCAgagatttattcatttaaacacatgaacaacaatctaaacaacacaaaatgtgaCAATATTAGAGTTGAAATCATGGACTACTGCAGTTTATGTCATAAACCAGctctcctccgtgttagcagatgggacatggacctgTTCTGATCAtagtgatgtttgttcaagttcaTGTTTCTTATACGTTcggttttatttagttaaagtAAGTATTAATGTGTTCAAATAATCTAAAGCTCAAAACTACAGTTGAGCCTTGGTTACAGATGGGGacagtaataaaaataaaccagaaTGGATTCAGGGGCTGATGCATTGAAGTCAgctgaaacatattttttcttcatttacaaAGATTCCCATGATGTCCTTCAAACCCATCGACAAAGAACTGCaattgaggtttgatattttacagtttacacCACAATCTATATTATAAGTAACTATagataaatgtaaaaaacataaatacacctTAAGTGAAATGTAAATTGAAATGCTAATTTTTCCTGCTTTGTTTGTTCTGTAACTCGTTTTTATATCAGCAAACATGTCTGTGACAGGCTCATATCCGCTGGGCTCGAATATTAATAATATCTCTAATAAATAATGACAACAGGGTAAATTTGAGacaaagctctgcacacagacGGTTCAACTCGTATCATTACTGCAGTGGATTTGGATCGCACCTGTTTGGAGTGCATGCGGACCGTGACCTGGCCGTACAGGTTGCCCTTGCTGACCATGTCGGGGCAGCGGGCGTGGACCACTCTGGGCGGCTCCAGGGACTCGATGAACCTCCAGTGAATGGTCTTGTAGCGGTTTCCCCTCGTCATCTCCTGAACACAGGACATGCAGGTCGTGTATTTAAAAGGCAAAATGTAAGCAAGGGGGCAACATGAAACTGAATCAGCAAGCGTCTTCCCAAGGAGACTTACCGGATAACACCGCTCTGTTACCAGGGAGTGAAGTTTCACTTTGTTAAACCTGCAAAAGAACAAAGACTCTACgtcagagagagaacacaaaGGTCTCAGTTGCTGTGGACGGTTTCTCTAAACAACCCTCAAACTatatgtcagagtgagtccaggTGAGAGTTTAGCAGGACAATGtctggaagcttcccagtgagcgagagGACGTgttgaggtttctaacacgtgaaactggaagaacacaaatatctcaggatgaagaagacgaagacgtcaacttgtAAAGACAAGGAGATCGAGAGCTCCGCCCCCTCGCCTGAATGatccccacatgttcctgttgttgtgaacgagtcggacccggacaatctgctgcttcacatggGAAATACGAACTTAATCTTTCATGTGAGAGACATAAATTCATCTTCTTACTGGATCAGAGCGTGGTGAGCCTCGGTGAAGATTTCCTGAGCTCGCACGGCGAAGTCCTTTGTTTTGAACAGAGTGTCGTGCTCTTTGATTTTACGGATCCTGTGAAgacattaaaagaaataaacGACATTAAGCTTTTCAGCATTTGCTCGGAATTCAATAAGTGAACGGCTCcaacaaactctcacacacagaatgCTCTCCTGCATTGGTCCAGACCAGAGAACCATCAGCACAGGAACAAGATCAGAGGTTAGAAAAACCCTCTTACGCAAGCTGTGAGGCGGCGCTCTGTCGAATCTGCTCAGTTCGCTGCTTCAGGCCTTCTTTGGACAGAGTGGACAGACGAGCGTCTCCCTCTGGGGGGATGTAGGGGTCGAAGACTCCGGCTGGTAGGAAACAGAAGACAGGACCAAGCAATCAGTTTGTACCATCACCATTATATACAACAATCCACCCTTTGCTTTATACAATTGTTATTCCTATTTATATGCAGATGATGCGATCCTTTATTCCTGTGCAGATTCTTCAAAAGCACTTTGACAAACTGAAGC
Protein-coding sequences here:
- the mrpl45 gene encoding 39S ribosomal protein L45, mitochondrial, with translation MALPMRRTLVSLHRATCLCVTNAEASLGVRHPVYVPVRTKKRYFIPPAAGIKQRTEGNMEAKSRAAGLVMRQEFSERPINIACTAGVFDPYIPPEGDARLSTLSKEGLKQRTEQIRQSAASQLAIRKIKEHDTLFKTKDFAVRAQEIFTEAHHALIQFNKVKLHSLVTERCYPEMTRGNRYKTIHWRFIESLEPPRVVHARCPDMVSKGNLYGQVTVRMHSKQTLAVYDRFGRLMLGSEDAPKDVLEYLVIERHLVNPYGLWRLHGKIVPSWAPAKDPIVKTVMIPGPKLRVDQEFDAVNYEVPKPAAVQWSK
- the gpr179 gene encoding metabotropic glycine receptor, which codes for MDPLWLLLLLPSLLRAQVTPDSSPGVLVESVNSTGSLTDSSRTPDPSGGLRPSEPSGFAATASEAPTQEEDDWTPAETFLYTGDPFTLEVARCSRAYSSGGQTGSLPISFGPPLRPALDALASTANFLNMIFQASDLRESTVQEDMEWYHALVRALLEADVLIQQALLTFDADPTNPVPQLVLRATRNPTAKVQTIILQDLSKAWESLHPPAPAPDDSWFTSFKFPGSNQPMAALSKRVLLNDLSTLDTPKWGQGDSYVTNRSGVRWASAPFLDCEDGRFVPGWMLTLSTSFYGLKPDLTPEFRGVIRVDVNIQDIDLDQCATGDSWFADTHQCNRTSMECVPEPGRGFRLGQYCCRCKEGFFNPETIPLDSDGGPVNGSDGGGVCYPNMPICLPCWPGCKSCEDGAPCWVQEDWLLRAAVLALQGIFMLLIFVSMLAAYRHRRNRRIRASGLLLLEMILFGSLLLYFPVFILYFKPSTFRCILLRWVRMLGFSIVYGTVALKMYRVLKVFLSRTAQRVPYMSSLHLLRILGVMLMTVSWFLCAWTVGVLQNRDRNIPVFVTTNTTEGQGFNLCYLDRWDYMMAVAELLFLCWGSSLWTAVRPVPSAFHEPRYMGIAIHNELLLSSMFHLFRFTFPSLHPDWMLLLSFTHTHVTITVTLALLFIPKFLHVSKPGREEIAAEVYEDEVDLRRSYLNSSFQSAWSEHSVDPEDFRDELKKLYAQLEVHKTKKMTANNPHLSKKRSSRCALGRSIIKRIAEIPESMSRQCSREDRDGSFHSRRGNMSDSFRRPPDAVSISYKSSMRSPSPSMRKSQSEHHYVRERDASMRDSTLKANVVKTPSQRSQTDSLDIPPGVCKSASAQNLTIDINLLHPDHTRLHKSWSLTSTTAHSVENTPKVNRARTVLTRSRQSISISDQTRSALMSESFDNAEVCPWELEQEPTGDRNQKHVTYATSEDSEEQRPASPQVLICPWDHLPPVQKIPSEDKGESESPKPQAPVSASAPGSPRPKVTKDQRVFSFRTTTSKWLSVKSAMGSMDSGSRSSKDGHLNKEDSISQRSQESASTTPRLGTSSRRPSIEKRSLQKRSMTTTEGKPCLVKQHAIRLSSGDSSDRSPRKLVIVKSGVYPWDIDEMQKDGTYENVFLSRQNSKRSSISSWDNASSSRTPSTHRRGSSRITPARSMAHTDVCPWEGAGALQQGEGLKKQQSIKADVCPWESQVPEVSNVCPWDSQDQGNVRRQGSGRGEVRPWESADVPVISYATLSKDSKRQQSLKPAADICPWETAETPQPSVRQDNEYTNICPWDVQDKAEVIYENLNPLETKGTLAVPHRQEVMKPVACPASATEMVNNEQQLKTASAVHDWGKQGTKTSESCPWEFPDPPQIVEVICPWDEGSTDSSSQMTIKVDVCPWETGNQEGPGEDVSAGTDARIQTEGKDNTRVNVCPWDTESPERNAATKMESQGLERQADVCPWETAGPESGKPETPKISDSHLRQDTARGNVCPWDTEEPKVLKKQDSTRADVCPWDTEEPKVLQKQDTALGDVCPWDTEEPKVIVKQDSTRADVCPWDTEEPKVLVKQDSTRADVCPWDTEEPKVLVKQDTALGDVCPWDTEEPKVLVKQDSTRADVCPWDTEEPKVLVKQDSTRADVCPWDTEEPKVLVKQDSTRADVCPWDTEEPKVLVKQDSTRADVCPWDTEEPKVLVKQDTALGDVCPWDTEEPKVLVKQDSTRADVCPWDTEEPKVLVKQDTALGDVCPWDTEEPGSAIKPDSAVPDVCLTDPQTSTKVDTHHSERDEVTGDMETLTDIGPEQMDESKTNLALGRRDALCPWAMSRSRSGSFTDNASDVFTWEPENIPEEDEEDDAECAAEAFVFPTDL